One part of the Paroedura picta isolate Pp20150507F chromosome 5, Ppicta_v3.0, whole genome shotgun sequence genome encodes these proteins:
- the LOC143838962 gene encoding adenosine receptor A2b-like, producing MYLGFVVLEGLLAMAIISTNLLVCATLCFHKELRHITNYLILCLAVADLGVGALAIPFSMVLSMGYTLSFYTCLFLTCFPLVTTQFSIFLLLVIAVNTHLKITLPNSYARYVKKGRVMVLVAFCWLLSLLIGISPMMGWNRLAQYVEDGNRTTAVSSPSERVAFIILARDLPYAGFLSKVYPGPPQNFSAGVVHHGHLGHCSFTSVFSPEYLVYFVFFTCTLLPLVAMLGIYLDLFRVVHGHFQSQVFWVAKRGEIQTARTLFLLVGVFCVCWLPLHVIYCLQLLCPTCQTYESLDNLAILLSHMNSLANPLIYALRKKDFGRACHSVLLHRVLHLPRLWFCSHPSPKVHPQT from the exons ATGTACTTGGGTTTCGTGGTTCTcgagggcctcctggccatgGCCATCATCTCGACCAACCTGCTGGTGTGCGCCACTCTCTGCTTCCACAAGGAACTGAGGCACATCACCAACTACCTGATCCTGTGCTTGGCGGTGGCCGACCTGGGCGTGGGGGCTCTGGCCATCCCTTTCTCCATGGTGCTCAGCATGGGGTACACCCTGAGCTTCTACACCTGTCTCTTCCTTACCTGCTTCCCCCTGGTCACCACCCAGTTCTCCATCTTCCTCCTGCTGGTCATCGCCGTCAACACGCACCTGAAGATCACGCTGCCCAACAG TTATGCCAGGTATGTGAAGAAGGGACGGGTGATGGTCCTTGTGGCCTTCTGCTGGCTGCTGTCCCTCCTGATAGGCATCTCCCCGATGATGGGCTGGAATCGCCTCGCGCAGTACGTAGAAGACGGCAACCGGACCACGGCAGTCAGCTCCCCCTCCGAGAGGGTCGCCTTCATCATCCTCGCCCGCGATCTCCCTTACGCAGGCTTCCTCTCCAAGGTTTATCCAGGCCCTCCCCAGAACTTCAGTGCTGGCGTGGTCCATCACGGACACCTTGGCCACTGCTCCTTCACTTCTGTCTTCAGCCCCGAGTACCTGGTCTACTTCGTCTTCTTCACCTGCACCCTGCTGCCCCTGGTGGCCATGCTGGGCATCTACCTCGACCTCTTCCGGGTCGTCCACGGCCATTTCCAGTCCCAGGTTTTCTGGGTGGCCAAGCGAGGGGAAATCCAGACAGCCCGCACCCTCTTCCTCTTGGTCGGGGTCTTCTGCGTTTGCTGGCTGCCCCTGCACGTCATCTACTGCCTCCAGCTCCTGTGTCCCACCTGCCAGACCTACGAGTCCCTGGACAACCTGGCCATCTTGCTCTCCCACATGAACTCTTTGGCCAACCCCCTCATCTATGCCCTCAGGAAGAAGGACTTTGGGCGGGCCTGTCACTCCGTGCTCCTCCATCGTGTCCTGCACTTGCCCAGGCTATGGTTCTGCTCTCACCCCAGCCCCAAGGTCCATCCCCAGACCTGA